Below is a window of Fusobacterium simiae DNA.
CTTTCATAATTAGTCCTGCTTCCTTAAAAACAGGTTCAGTGTATCTATCCTTTTTATCTTCTCTGTGAGTTTTAACTCCAACAACAACTTCCTCAGTTACTTTAAATTCCCCTTCCTCTCCACTTGCTATCATAAGAGTAGGAACTGAACTTACAACCAAATCATTAGTTGCTTCCAATAAATTTATCCCTGCACTCAACACATCACTTTTATTATGAAACTGTCTCACTATATTTACAGAACTTCCAACTCCATTTAATCCTGCTTTACCTAAAATTATCGCTGTCAAACTATTTCTTTCTTGGCTTTCAACATTCTGTCTATACACCCAATCAAAACCCAATTCTTCAAATAAATTATTTGATATATCTAAAATTTGAGAAGTTATTTTCACTTGTTTAGGATTTTTATCTATATCCTCTATTATAGATATAGCATTCTCTAAAATATCTCTTTCTGCACTCACAACCAATTTATTTACCTTACTTAAAGTACTTACCTTAATATTCTCCCCAAAAGTTTCGTGTAAAATTTTTGAAACATCATCTGGTGAAACATTGAATAAGGAAAAAGTTTTAGTATAATAAAATTTTCCATCTATTTCATAAAAATTTGAATTGGATAAATCATCAGAGGCATCTTTATTCTCATAATTATTTTGATTTTCTTTTAAATCAACATTTAAGACATTTATTGATTTAACAGTATCTATTATTTCTCCTCTTTCCTCATAACCTTTCTTTGAAATCTTACAAACATACACATCTTTTGGTATATTATCAATA
It encodes the following:
- a CDS encoding secretin N-terminal domain-containing protein gives rise to the protein MKKFTLILFLILNTFIFPSALNRDIDIIDMPLHEVLAVLSKETGRNLICSKEAKDIVIDTYFNKGEDVNSVLQFLAESYDLSIKKENNITIFMLQSEKNTKKAKIIGKITSNNIALKGVKIELKDLNKVVYTDASGNFIIDNIPKDVYVCKISKKGYEERGEIIDTVKSINVLNVDLKENQNNYENKDASDDLSNSNFYEIDGKFYYTKTFSLFNVSPDDVSKILHETFGENIKVSTLSKVNKLVVSAERDILENAISIIEDIDKNPKQVKITSQILDISNNLFEELGFDWVYRQNVESQERNSLTAIILGKAGLNGVGSSVNIVRQFHNKSDVLSAGINLLEATNDLVVSSVPTLMIASGEEGEFKVTEEVVVGVKTHREDKKDRYTEPVFKEAGLIMKVRPFIKDNDYIILEISLELSDFKFKKNVLNLKDINSGTYNSEGGSKVGRGLTTKVRVKNGDTILIGGLKKSIQQNIESKIPILGDIPIISFFFKNTTKKNENSDMYIKLKVEIDE